GTGAGAACCTGTCAGAACTTGTCGCGCAGCGGGGCGTTTACCCGAGCTCTCCGCGACCTACCCTTGAAGATATGGGAGGGTCCGCAGACCCACCCGAGGGGACACCCGAAGGCGGCCCCGGAGGTGGCGAGGAAGAGTACCGATCCGTCGTCTTCGACGAGTCGTTCATCCGTGCTGCCCGCCTCCAGGAGTTCTCCGCCCAGGAGCGGATGGCCGACCACGCCCCCGCCGTTCGCAGGCGGGCACCCGTGCGCCGGGGCCTGTCCAGGCAGGCTCTCGTCCTCGTCCTGCTGATCGCCGTCGCCTTCGGCACGGCGATCTACATGGGTGTACGGCACCCCTACCAGGGCCCCGCAGAGTCCGGGCCGCCCGCCGAGCCGCTGCGGATGACCGTCATCCCGCTCGCCCCCGAGGGCCAGGTGCCCGGGGCGAGCGACACCGACCACCTGTACGCGAGCAGTCCGGCCGCGCAGTTCCGGATCGGCGCCGAGGGCATACCGCTGCCGGCCGCGCGGCGCACCGCGCACTTCTCGGACGGTCAGGTCACGAACGCGCTGAGCATCGCGAAGGACTACATCGTGCGGTCCTCGCTGTACCCGGAGGTGCTGACCGGCGACCAGATCCGGCCGGTGCGGGTGCTGCTGGACCCCGACCAACTGGATCAGTTCGACCAGAGCTTCTCTCACCCGGCAGCGGACGGCCGGCACGCGCCGACCGGCTGGCTGGTTCGCTTCGACTCCTCGCAGGCGCAGCTGGCCGACCGCAGCATCCGGGTGCAGGGCACGCTCCAGGCCGCCGAGACCGACGCGTCGACGCTGGAGGTCACCGCCGACCACACGTTCGTGTACGCGCTGCGGGCGGTGGCCGCCGGCGCGGGCGAGAAGGCGGGGGCCGCGGTGAAGGCGGCCGAGGCGTCCCTGTTCACCGTGCGCCGGGAGCTGCACTTCCGCTTCGACCGCGAGGACCTGCGGCTGCACCAGACCCAGCTGATGGTCTCCTACGTCCAGGCGGGCCCGCTGTCCTGCGCCGAGGACTCCACGAACCGGCTGCATCCGCTGCTCGCGGGCCAGACCGCGAAGGAGGGCGGCCCGGCCGGCACCGACCCGTACGCCACGGGCGGCGCGACGGCGCTGTGCGGATCCCTGGCGACGGGGTCGCAGCCCAAGGTGTGAGCGTCCGGTCCGGGCACCGTGCGGTCGCCCGGACCGGCGTCGAGAGGTGACCTCAGTTCTTGCTTCCGGCGTCGCCCGGACCGTCCGTGCCCGGGCCGTCGGCGCCGTTCGTGCCCGTGCCGTCCGGACCCGGCTCGTCCCTCGGGGGCGCGCTCGTGAAGCCGCCGAAGCCCCGGCGCACCCGGCCGCCCAGGTCGCCCGCACCACCGGCGATGTCCGTGACCAGCTTCATCAGCGGGTCCTTGGAGGACTTCACGTGGGTGGCGTAGTGGGACGCCGACTCGCGGAAGGAGTCGGTGACCGAGGTGTCCTTGTCCTCGCTGCGCCGCGGGTAGTGGCCGTCCATGATCCGCTGGAAGTCGCGGGACTCGGCCCACTTCTTCAGCTCGGCCGCGCGGACGGTGGTGAACGGGTGCGAGCGCGGCAGTACGTTCAGGATCTTCAGCACCGAATCGCGCAGGTCACCGCCCGCCTCGTACTCCTCGGCCTGCTTCAGGAAGGCGTCCACGTTCATCTCGTGGAGGTGGTTGCCGCCCGCGATCTTCATCAGGCCTCGCATCGACGCCTTCAGGTCCTGGCCGACCAGCAGGCCCGCGCGGTCCGCGGACAGCTCCGACTTGCGGAACCACTCGCGCAGCGCCGTCACGATCGCCATGATCGCGAGGTTGCCCAGCGGGATCCACGCGACCCGGACGGCGAGGCTGGTCAGGAAGAGCAGGATCGTGCGGTAGACCGCGTGACCGGAGAGGGCGTGGCCCACCTCGTGGCCGACGACCGCCCGCATCTCCTCCTCGTCGAGCAGCTCCACCAGGCCCGTCGTGACGACGATGATCGGCTCGTCCAGGCCGATGCACATCGCGTTCGGCACCGGGTCCTGGTTGACGTACATCGGCGGGACCTTCTCCAGGTCCAGGATGTAACAGGCATCCCGCAGCATGTCGTTGAGGTGCGCGAACTGCTGGTCCGACACCCGCACCGAGTCGGACAGGAACAGCAGCCGCAGGCTGCGCTCGGGCAGCAGTCCGCTGAGTGCCTTGAAGACCGTGTCGAAGCCGCTGAGCTTGCGCAGGGCCACCAGGGCCGAACGGTCCGCGGGGTGTTCGTACGCACGCGAGGAGATCCCCGGGAAACGCCTGCGCTGCCTGCTCGGCACGTTCTCGTGACCGTCGTGCTCGTGGCCGTCGGACATGTCTTTCCCCCATGTGCGAGTGGATGGGTCTCTCTCGGCCCTTTGCGGAGCCTTGTTCCGCCCTTTGCGCCCCCCGAAGCAGAGCCCAGCCTAGGCGGAGTTACCTTGGACGGGCACTACAGCGAAGGAGTTCCGCGTCATGGAGCACAACCCCTCGGCCGCCTGGCTCACCGAGGCCGCGAGGGCGGCCGAGCAGCAGGGAGCGGGGAATCTGCTCCGGGTCGTACTGATCGTGATGGTCGTGGGCTGTGTGCTGACCGCGTGGTTCCTGTTGCGGGGCTACAGGCAGAAGGACGACTGAACCGCCGGGAAGGTTGCCCGCCGGTCCGTCCGGGGCGCCCCAACGGTGGAGTCGGCGTGATCGCCGTCATGGCAGCCGCTTACGATGGGCCGACATCTTTATCCCGCCCACACCGATAGGTCACGCCGAAGATGAGCTTCCACAGCGCAGCTGCCCAGTTGGTCACCCTCGCCGCCGAGGGCGAGGAGCACGGCGGCGCCCACGACAGCATCAGCCCGCTGGCCACCGGTGGCGGCGCGTTCATCATTCTCATGCTGCTGCTGTGGATCACCACCCGCTTCAACCGCGACCGCTGAGTCCCGGCCAGCCCCTTCGCTCCGCCCGCGCGACTGTCGGCCGGAGCTCTCAGGCGGGGCCGGTAGGGTCTGCACGCATGGGAGAGCAGGACATGCCTACCGGCCCCGGAAACGGCCCGTCGAACCCCGGCAAGCGCCGGCTCGGCGTCATGGGCGGAACCTTCGACCCGATCCACCACGGGCACCTCGTCGCGGCCAGTGAGGTCGCCGCGCAGTTCCACCTGGACGAGGTCGTGTTCGTGCCGACCGGCCAGCCGTGGCAGAAGAGCCACCGGCACGTCTCCCCGGCCGAGGACCGCTATCTGATGACGGTCATCGCCACCGCCGAGAACCCGCAGTTCTCCGTCAGCCGCATCGACATCGACCGCGGCGGTCCGACGTACACGGT
The DNA window shown above is from Streptomyces chartreusis and carries:
- a CDS encoding M48 family metallopeptidase; this translates as MSDGHEHDGHENVPSRQRRRFPGISSRAYEHPADRSALVALRKLSGFDTVFKALSGLLPERSLRLLFLSDSVRVSDQQFAHLNDMLRDACYILDLEKVPPMYVNQDPVPNAMCIGLDEPIIVVTTGLVELLDEEEMRAVVGHEVGHALSGHAVYRTILLFLTSLAVRVAWIPLGNLAIMAIVTALREWFRKSELSADRAGLLVGQDLKASMRGLMKIAGGNHLHEMNVDAFLKQAEEYEAGGDLRDSVLKILNVLPRSHPFTTVRAAELKKWAESRDFQRIMDGHYPRRSEDKDTSVTDSFRESASHYATHVKSSKDPLMKLVTDIAGGAGDLGGRVRRGFGGFTSAPPRDEPGPDGTGTNGADGPGTDGPGDAGSKN